One part of the Acidobacteriota bacterium genome encodes these proteins:
- a CDS encoding flagellar biosynthesis anti-sigma factor FlgM yields MSTMRVDLTNYGTKSVDGGKPDRARVTPDQNDHGSALAAQDKTHFSFDHARVRALESQVLAQPEVRQQRVDLLRQSVGKGEYAVSDNQLATAIIADLTNGSAGQPTG; encoded by the coding sequence GTGAGCACCATGAGAGTAGATCTAACAAATTATGGGACGAAGTCAGTGGACGGCGGCAAACCCGATCGCGCCCGTGTCACTCCGGATCAGAACGATCACGGAAGCGCCCTCGCCGCCCAAGACAAGACGCACTTTTCCTTCGATCATGCCCGCGTGCGGGCACTCGAAAGTCAGGTGCTGGCCCAACCAGAAGTCCGGCAGCAGCGCGTGGATTTACTTCGCCAGTCGGTGGGAAAAGGCGAGTATGCAGTCAGTGACAATCAACTGGCAACGGCGATCATCGCCGACTTGACCAACGGCAGCGCTGGCCAGCCAACGGGATAA
- a CDS encoding rod-binding protein, which yields MSVSIPFAIPALPSTHPAGKVKAAKAAQDFEAVLLSSLLESLQKSFAGAAGESSAGSDNYAAMGTQALASAMSAHGGIGIARMILQQWQQTKVPGLNEPPSGPKQ from the coding sequence ATGAGTGTTTCGATTCCGTTTGCGATCCCCGCGCTGCCTTCTACCCATCCGGCAGGGAAAGTGAAAGCTGCAAAGGCAGCCCAGGATTTCGAAGCCGTTCTTCTCAGTTCCTTGCTCGAATCGTTGCAGAAGAGCTTCGCCGGGGCAGCGGGAGAGTCCTCAGCCGGCAGTGATAACTATGCTGCCATGGGCACGCAGGCCTTGGCATCCGCGATGTCCGCGCACGGGGGAATCGGGATCGCCCGGATGATCCTGCAGCAGTGGCAGCAAACGAAAGTACCCGGCTTGAACGAACCGCCGAGTGGGCCAAAACAGTGA